The genomic interval gtgtgtgagagcgtttcacatgtgtgtgtgagagcgtttcacatgtgtgtgagagcgtttcacatgtgtgtgagagcgtttcacatgtgtgtgtgagagcgtttcacatgtgtgtgtgagagcgtttcacatgtgtgtgtgagagcgtttcacatgtgtgtgtgagagcgtttcacatgtgtgtgtgagagcgtttcacatgtgtgtgtgagagcgtttcacatgtgtgtgtgagagcgtttcacatgtgtgtgtgagagcgtttcacatgtgtgtgtgagagcgtttcacatgtgtgtgagagagtggtatttctgaataatgtccctaacGGCCCctcatacacattcacacacacatgcagagaaacAGGAGCAtgcatcccacacacacactctctcatgCACattaacactctctctctctgcagcgtgcacacacactttcacactcTTTTTCATGCGTGCTAACACACTCTTTAACACACTCTGTCTGCACTttgcacacacttacacactgaTTCTAAGGCACATTTACACACTTTTTTtgcagcatgcacacacactttcaaacacTCTCCTGCATGTTAAAtctcacacactccctgcaGCGTGCACACACTCCCTGCAGCgtgcacacactctctgcagcgtgcacacactctctgcagcatgcacacactctctgcagCAGACCTATTGGTGTTGTCGTCTCCTTTGGTTTCTCTGAAAGCGTCTCCGAGATCGTCAGAGCGTCAGTTTTCAGGCGAGCCGCAGAGAGGACCGTCTTCAGAGGAGGATCTGAAACTCGTTGATGTCCAGACGAGTTCCTTAACGAGGGAAACAGACGCAGAGAGGATCATCAAAGCTCTGTTTTTAATATCTTACTAAAGAAGAGCTGCAGCTATCATCCAGCTGTCCTTACAGGAACTTCACTCTGAACTCTGAGAGATCTATACTCAGCCTTTCTGAGCATCACGTCTCCTCTCAGACTTTatctctgcaggaaacactgATACcactgaggagaggaggagctcTCTGATGCTCTCATCGAGAAGTAAATACAatcaactacaacaacatcacGGAGGCATTTCTGCTCGTTATCCTCTGCTGTAGATAGAGATAAACAGCTGAGGTGGAGATGCATGTCGACGAGCTGCAGCATCAGTGATTCGACTATTCATATTTACTCCAGTTTTTTACTCCAACGAGCCCTTCTAATGCCTTGATTGTGATTGGATGCAGGACTTGGGTTTagctcctgcagatgttttTAATCTCTCCTAGTGGCTCGGTTCAGTTTCCTGATGTGGTCGTGGTTTCTCTTTCTGAAGCAGCCAAACCACAGAcggagaaataaaaagagagactCTCCactgctgcaggaaaacagTTTGAACAGCAGCGTGAAACTGCCTCGCTCCTTCCTGACTTTAGGAACATGATTCTGTGTGTTCCAGATGTGCTAATAATATAGATAAATAAGAGGTGTTTCCCTCAGCGGTGCAGCAGGTGTGTGCGGACGTCTCTCAGCTGCTCTCTAAGTGTTTCTCTCCAAGCAGCAGCATTTGAATCCCATAATTAGATCcttgtttatctgttttatctgcagcagctgctcagaAACAGCAGGCCTTTAAGGTTTGGACTCTGAgtgagatgctgcagagacacGCTGGTTCATACATCCTGATGAACGAGCACCCTGCAAGCTAGAAGTAAGGAGAGGATATGCTATGTTCAAGTCCTCGGGAACAGCTCTacctcctgcagacagaggagTGTTCTTCTATTCTTCAAGGAACATACTTTTAGCAATCCGTCACTTTTGCATATTGATTTTCCTCTCAAAAATCCCAATTAGTTCATTTAATGTGCCGTAAAACCAATAATAAAACAGATGATTCCACTCCTCCTTATTGTAAAGTCAATTATTTCTGCTTGAATTGGCCAGTAAAAAATGAACAGATTGAAAAGATATTTGAGTCCATGCTAATAATcgattttctaaataaaagcacataaaAGTTCCTCAGTCTGAATGTGGAGCCCTTTATTCTGCAGGAATAATCACACTACCTGACCCTCAGTTTTCCTCAGATTAAGAAGTAGGAACACTACTCACCGTGCAGGAGACGCTTTTAGACCCTAGACTCCAGACGTGTTGCTCTCTGTCCTTTAGACCCTCTTCCTGTTCCCGAAGAAACTCCTGAGAGCTGCAGGACGATCAGCTGCTCCACATCCTGCTGCTGAACCCAGATCTCAGTCTCACTTTCAGGTCCTGCAGGATGTGTAAGTCCTCTAAAGGAGAGCAGCTGAGCAGagtcctcctcttcttctgtggtggaaACCCGTTAAACTCCAGAACTACATTAaacacttcttcttctgtggtggtgaagtcagactgcaggactgAAGCAGCTCCGATCCTCCTCTGATGCTGGAGGAGAaactctgagagagagagagggtgtgtgtgtgtgtgtgtgtgtgtgtgtgtgtgtgtgtgtgtgtgtgcgtgtgtgtgtgtgtgtgtgtgtgtgtgtgtgttcaggcttGTATCCGTAGCTCcatttatctctctctctctctctctctctctccctctctctcctcagtctgctccttcctccctcccccctgtgtgtgtgtgtgggtgtgtgtgtgtggctcctCCCCTTCACCCTTCTCCTCACCCCTCTCTCAAATTAACATGCTTCTGTACCTCTCTCTCTTACTTTACTCCCCCTTTCTTAAACTAAAtgcttttctcctttcttttctcccccATCTCCccctgtttctccctctcttgcttctccctctctctgttttttctccccctttctccccttTTCTTAAACTGATATGCCTTTgtacctctccctctctctctctttcccacctcctcccctctctcccccgtTACCACAGCAGCAGGTTCAGTCTGCAGAGCCCCGCCAAATTAAAAGCACTCTCCCCATTTATCTCACTTccttcccccctctcccccttaCCCCTCACCCATACATCTCCGTTTCTCTGATAAACTCACCCCGCGGCCCTGGGGATTCTGGGTAATTGGTCGATTTGTAAAACTGCCAATAAAGTTGTTGAAACATAAAGAGAGACGCAGGGGGAGGATAGGGTTATTAAGACttagaggaggggggagaaaactACACTAAGATAAAATATATGAAGTTTAATGAgaagaaaaactacaaaaataatatgTGTGCTTTTGTAGTTCTTTATCTATAGGACcccatttcccagaatgcctcAGTGCTTTCTTGGATGAACACCATATGAAGAGGAGAGTCCAGAGTGAGcgtaatatttatatttatattaaagtaaaacagtCGTGAATAATTCTACAGCTGCggtgaataaaaataaaaatgttctgatCATTTATTCATCTTCTCCCGcctctgagaaaaataaaagtcaaaataatgcttaagaaatgtgaatattttaaggGTAAAACTTGAAAACATAGGCTCTGTTTTATCATTACCCTCTGATCTCAGCCTCCTCCTTAgctgcagccaatcagctccAGGCGCTCGTTAAGGGAAGGCTCGGTTCTTTAATTAACTGAAACTCATGTTTAAAATCTGCTGCTTCTGCAAAACTCTCTGACACTTTCACCTTCtgctctgcaggagaggaggagacggagaggaaacacaggctAGCATTTGCATTGGAGGTATTtgcctatacacacacacacacacacacacacacacacacacacacactctctctctctgcccttgGGACGCTAGCTGCATGCTTCAGAGAGATTttatattcagatttatttgcAGGTATTGACACGGACGGATTACTGAACCGACCGGCAGACACACAATATTTCCTGAAGAGAGACGGACCACCCAGGAGACACAATGAgacacacaactacacacagAGAGGCCACAcagctgcaaagagacacacaagGACTATAAGATGACAATAAAAGGAATACAATCAATACAGACCTGCAAAATATCTACCTTGAGATTCAAACCAGCTGCAGAGAGACCTGATAAGACTATGAAGGGTGAGGAATACAAAAAgtactaaataaatacagaacaaacagaaagacgACAAAGAGATCAAAACAACTACAGAGGCACAATGTCAGCAAAAAAGTCCAAAATTATTACAAATTAGATGCAAAACCGCTGACCACAAGGCTCACAGAATGACAAGAGACCAACATAAATACCTGAATCTAATATTTAGATATCGAAATATCCCAAAGCTGTGCGTTTTCCCCCTCTAGCCATCactagtttatatttataactaatatatatttatctgtgATGCCGGTCAGGTGTGGTTTAGTTGTGTTGCAGCGCTCCCTAGTGGCTGCTCCTGGCAGGTACAGGAGGTCACGCATTGAGCTGAACTGAGGAACATTTACTatcagtttatttgtattaacgTTATCCCTTATTTCCTCTGCCCTGATACTAATATAAGTTAGACCAACAATAGATGTAAAATCCCTTTAAATAACTGTAAAACACCTTTTTCAAAGgttaataaagtcaaaataaactCTGATAAAGGTCTAGAAATGTAAATCAACATCATGGTAAATATGTTACGttgtaaatacatgttaaacatgttgttgtttatgtgtaATTATTAgatgtattgtaaaataaacatatcaagTCATCCGTACAAAAACTACAGCtctcaaataaatgttattgacattatgatttattgacaaaaaaaagttcCTCCAGTTCCAGATATAAAGTGGAGAATGAAAAAATGCTACTGTGAATTCACACATCATCAAAAACTGATTGACTTGTCCCGCCCCCGCTGTCAGTTGATTGGGCTAAAACcgtcttcctgctctctgattggctcgtCAAACTCCCGTTCTGCATGccagctgctggtggaggaaCAACAGAGAAAACTGAGTTAAAGAAGACTTTACTGGTGATTTAAtctcaataaatacatgaaatggATCCAGAATTAACTACATAATGATACctaatgatataaaataataattattgggGTCTATTTGCAAGATTACAACTTTTAAATTGCTTGTTTTCTGAATGCAGTTTGGTTCAATCAGTGATATGCTAACATTCGAGCTCCATCAACACTCAAAATAACCCCCTTTAAGCAGAAGTAAAGCACAAACATAGATTTTAATGCTATTGTTTGTTTAGAGGCTTTAAAAACATGGGATTTGTCACTCAAGTctagaaaatgtgaaataagcAAATATTGTTGCGTTTTCATCCCTGAAATATGAACGATTGATGTAATTTGGGGGATTTAGAGACATGTTTTAGTACAAAGGTATAATATTTTGCAAGATTAGTTCATATTCGTCACTAGCATAGCATATTTTGAGCGTTAAATGAAGCACAGAAACCCTCCTGATGCTTAAACAGCAGAGGGATTCCTGCAGTTTGCAGACAGACCTGAGCGAAGCGGTTTCTGTTTGTCTGCCGATAATCCTCGACACAAACAAAGTGCTGAGTCTCCCTTTGACCAGAATCGCTCAGCTTAGCGCTCTGATCCCCGCGTAGAGTTAGCATTAAGCATTTATCTGAAGCGTCCAGCTGACTGATTTAACGCTCCTCTCTGAGGCATCAGCAGGGGGTCTTTGTTCCTGTGTAGAAGAATCTAAAGCTGCACCAGAAGGGACTTAAActgataaaaatataaataattcagGGTTTTTAGATCAAATAATGAGTAGTCCTGCCAAGATATGCAATGCAGTAACATTGAAAAAATGTTAAACTCCCTAAACCAGAGCAACCTGAAGCCTCCTCTAGGATTGGGTAATTCTGTTTCGTGCAGTTCCTCCACGATGCATTTTACCGATACTCCTTACTCgtcctcctgttcctcctcatcACTGTGGAAGTCCTGGTCCCCCTCGCTGGCCGTGGCCTCCTGGTACTGCTGGTACTCGGACACCAGGTCGTTCATGTTGCTCTCAGCCTCTGTGAACTCCATCTCGTCCATGCCCTCCCCGGTGAACCAGTGCAGGAAGGCCTTCCTGCGGAACATGGCGGAGAACTGCTCCGATATCCTCTTGAAGAGCTCCTGGATCGCCGTGCTGTTCCCGATGAAGGTAGAGGCCATCTTCAGTCCTCGGGGCGCGATGTCGCAGACGGCCACCTGTTGAAGATGGAGATACTGTTATATACGTACAGGTAAGGGTCTCTATGGGAACAGACTGGTGCAGGGCGTAAACCAGTCCGACCTTCACGTTGTTGGGGATCCACTCTACGAAGAAGCTGCTGTTCTTGTTCTGGATGTTCAGCATTTGCTCGTCCACCTCCTTCATGGACATCCTGCCTCTGAAAATGGCCGCCACCGTCAAGTACCTGCCGTGGCGCGGGTCGCACGCTGCCATCATGTTCCTGGCGTCGAACATCTGTGCGGTGAGTTCAGGGACCGTCAGCGCGCGGTACTGCTGGCTGCCGCGGGCCGTCAGCGGCGCAAAGCCCGGCATGAAGAAGTGCAGTCTGGGAAACGGCACCATGTTCACGGCCAGCTTCCGCAGGTCAGCGTTCAGCTGGCCGGGGAACCGCAGCGAGGTCGTGACCCCGCTCATCGTGGCCGACACCAGGTGGTTCAGGTCTCCGTACGTCGGCGTGGTCAGCTTCAGCGTCCGGAAGCAGATATCGTACAGCGCCTCGTTGTCGATGCAGTACGACTCGTCTGTGTTTTCCACCAGCTGGTGCACGGACAGCGTGGCGTTGTACGGCTCCACCACCGTGTCAGACACCTGGGGAATGAGTTGGCATTATAAGTCCTAAAAACagggaaatgagtcagcattatgagtcctaacaCCCAAGAATAATTCAGCAccatgagtccttaaacccaggaataagtcagcattatgagtcccaAACCCAAGtttgagtcagcattatgagtccttaaacccaggcatgagtcagcatcatgagtccttaaacccaggcgtgagtcagcatcatgagtccttaaacccaggtatgagtcagcatcatgagtccttaaacccaggCGTGAGTCAGCGtcatgagtccttaaacccaggcgtgagtcagcatcatgagtccttaAAACCAGGcgtgagtcagcatcatgagtccttaaacccaggcgtgagtcagcatcatgagtccttaaacccagtCATGAGTCAGCAgcatgagtccttaaacccaggAATaagtcagcatcatgagtccttaaacccaggCGTGAGTCAGCGtcatgagtccttaaacccaggcgtgagtcagcatcatgagtccttaaacccaggCGTGattcagcatcatgagtccttaaacccaggcgtgagtcagcatcatgagtccttaaacccagtCATGAGTCAGCAgcatgagtccttaaacccaggAATaagtcagcatcatgagtccttaaacccaggCGTGAGTCAGCGtcatgagtccttaaacccaggcgtgagtcagcatcatgagtccttaaacccaggtgtgagtcagcatcatgagtccttaaacccaggcgtgagtcagcatcatgagtccttaaacccaggcgtgagtcagcatcatgagtccttaaacccaggcgtgagtcagcatcatgagtccttaaacccaggtgtgagtcagcatcatgagtccttaaacccaggcgtgagtcagcatcatgagtccttaaacccaagtgtgagtcagcatcatgagtccttaaacccaagtgtgagtcagcatcatgagtccttaaacccaagtgtgagtcagcatcatgagtccttaaacccaggtatgagtcagcattatgagtccttaaacccaggcgtgagtcagcatcatgagtccttaaacccaggcgtgagtcagcattatgagtccttaaacccaggtatgagtcagcatcatgagtccttaaacccaggtatgagtcagcatcatgagtccttaaacccaggtatgagtcagcatcatgagtccttaaacccaggtatgagtcagcatcatgagtccttaaacccaggtatgagtcagcatcatgagtccttaaacccaggtatgagtcagcatcatgagtccttaaacccaggcatgagtcagcatcatgagtccttaaacccaggcatgagtcagcatcatgagtcctgaaTAATGAACAGACCTTGGGGGAGGGCATGACGCTGAAGGTGTTCATGATCCGGTCCGGATACTCCTCCCTGATCTTACTGATCAGCAGGGTGCCCATCCCCGACCCTGTGCCCCCCCCCAGGGAGTGGGTCAGCTGGAagccctgcagagagaagaagcaGTGATTTATTTCACAGGAAACAttcatattattgtttatttgttgttgtttgcttctCCTCACCTGTAAACAGTCGCAGCTCTCGCTCTCTTTCCTCACGATGTCCAGCACTGAGTCCACGAGCTCCGCCCCCTCCGTGTAGTGACCTTTGGCCCAGTTATTCCCCGCCCCCGTCTGACCtgatcagccaatcagagcggagGAAATTATAACCACGTCTCTCTCATAATTTAgcatctcttttattttccaggTGTTTTTGGTGGTTTGTAAATCAGCTGCTTGTTACCGAAGATGAAGTTGTCCGGTCTGAAAAGTTGTCCGAAGGCTCCGGAGCGAACACTGTCCATGGTTCCTGGTTCCAGGTCCACCAGCACAGCACGGGGGACGTATTTAtgtgctgcacacacagaggagagggatGTACAGAAACTggaatattttaaagatttgtaaCTATTTATCTTCCTTTCTTTAAAGCTGGTGGagggaaaacataaaaaaatcctaatttaggaggtttttaaaatgtatatttgactcattttatctacattttcccccaaaatctcaaatatttccaaaaaatatatattccaagtattttatttatttatctattgtATTTAGTTGTAGTTGAACTTTACcttaataaaatatttcctcttttcctcctatAATTCCAAAACTAaccttttatttctaaaaaaatCCCTCAAATATCCAGATATATTTTTCTTAATACTCCAATTTTTACATCCTTCAGCTGTTCACACAcaacccctctcacacacactgattcacacactgattcacacacacttcactacTGAAACATGTGGAGTATAACTCTGTGTTCTCACAGGAAGCCTCGTTGTAGTACACGTTGATCCGGTCGAGCTGCAGAGACGAGTCTCCGACGAAGCAGCCTGACGGGTCGATGCCGTGTTCATCGCTGATCACCTCCCAGAACTGAGGAGGAGACATGTGCAACTCAATCAGGGGTATCTTAAAATgcaattattcatattttaatatagaTTCTATACCAAAAATACCATTAATAATACATGGGAAATAGTGCTGAATCCTGTTGCTGCAAACTCATTAAAACatatgattttattattattttaaacgaGGTTAAAATTACCTTATTAAACTCAGTCTGACGGGATAACATAAACCagatttataaatgtatatatttgttatattcaTAATTATTTAACATCAATAAAGACAACTTTCTTTTAATTTAGGACAGCTGaacaatcaataaaatatattcagcTTTATCTGAATAAATGGTTTACTTAATTAAACATCTGAATGCTTTTCGCTCTGGATTTAatgaacatgtatattttttctgGTCTTTTAAATGATCATCTTATTGAACACAGTCTGACACTTTATTCACAGTCAATAAAGACAACTCTTAATTTAGGACAGCGGGAAATAACTGGGTTTTTTAAATCGATGAAAATCAAAActcaattcattcattatttacttTGAGTCAATTTGGACAGAAAATCCAGCCGTAAAAATGTAGAGActggatttaaaataaagttatatttcatttgaaatggttCATGTTCATGTAGCAGCAAATGAGAGATTTACAGGATTGATATAAATTATTCCAGAGCagaataaccccccccccccttgttgCACGTACCTTCGTCCCAATCTGGTTCCCACACTGACCGGCCTGCAGGTGAACAATCtccctcatcttcttcttcttcttcttcttcttcttcttcttcttcttcttcttcttcttcttcttcttcttcttcttcttcttcttcttcttcttcttcttcttcttcttcttcttcgtcttcttcttcttcttcttcttcttcttctttttcttcttcttctgtattatactttttcttctgttcctctctctggagCTCAGTCAgtcctcctgcagcaggaacCAGTGTGTGACAGTTAAACATGTCCCCCTcagcagacccccccccccaacgcacacacacacacgcacgcacacacacacacacacacacacacacacacacacacagtctgtcgGACTCAGCAGAAAACGTGTCTTTGTTCAGATTCCTCCCACAGACATACCTCACTGGTGCATTAATAACCAAACTGTATTTATGCTTTAAATTATAACTTCTCCTATTGTCCTTCTAGGAAATACAGATAGATAGTAAATCAATCTAATAGCAGCGTCAGTGTATTTAATACCCCCTGAAGGCATATACAAAAATACtcataataaatcaaatacaagaaaaacattttaatatcaaaacaaactcctaaaataatgtttcatattttttatgattttctaTGGACCCGAACAACAGCTTCTCTGAGACGACAGAAGCATATTTAACTATCCCTGAAATACTTTGACTATTGCATTGACTTTTCCAACATGTATCCAAACAGAGACTCGCTTCATTATGCTTCTATCacttacattaaataaaatgtgagctCCAACGTACTTAAAGCAAAGTTGGTGGAGTAAAGGGTGGAGTATTTACCTCTGAGATGAAGGTGGGTTAGCTGTAGTGAAGTAAACTAACCTGGATCCACCACTGCTGGTTTGAGTGTCCCAGCTAAAGTAAAGGAGAGCTTCACCAGTAGACTTTAGCTGTGTCGGTGTGTCAGAGGACCACTGATCTGAGGTCAGCTGCTGCAGTGTCACTTTACACCCACAGTTATTAAACAGGAATCCTCCAGACAACATCTGCTGCTCCGGCTGTCTGTGGGAAACTCTGGTCCTGCTCAggagtaaatatataaatattacatgCCATCAAAAGATATGATCCCACCCCCCCTTCTATATCAGACTCAAAATCAGGTTTGTTACCAGGTAGGTTAGCTTTGGTGTACATGGTGCAGACAAAgacacagttaaagaagataaaGGGTAAGAAAAGGACcaagataataaaaaacaattataaaaaaacaactattaaaacattgacatataaagaaatatttacattaaatatagaCATACCAAAAACAATTATGTACAGTTTatacagtatgagaaaatactctgaataattaaattaaatatcatttGTGTAGTATTGTGAGGAAAAGTGGAAAGCTCTTcagatatttcatatttatcatATATGCAATTCTTTTTTAGAGTTTGCTGATTTTAATatggattttatttcatttttattcgggcttgtttaatttaaaattggCTTAAAGGTTCCGGAACTGTTCGTGCTGCTGGATGTTTCCCGTCGGACCGCAAACACGGAAGGACAAAACCATGCGGGTCGCTTCAAAGTAAAAACTTCTCCTTAAACTGAAAcggattaaaaacacattttctgacatcAGTAActgctttaaataaagatgaagttCAGGGGGAAGATTATGGACGTGGCCTGTCTGAACCATTTCACCCGTAAGTAGCTGTATCTGCTTTAACGGAAGATATCTTTATGTGAAGTCTggagctaacatgctaa from Eleginops maclovinus isolate JMC-PN-2008 ecotype Puerto Natales chromosome 21, JC_Emac_rtc_rv5, whole genome shotgun sequence carries:
- the tubb6 gene encoding tubulin, beta 6 class V isoform X1; the encoded protein is MREIVHLQAGQCGNQIGTKFWEVISDEHGIDPSGCFVGDSSLQLDRINVYYNEASSHKYVPRAVLVDLEPGTMDSVRSGAFGQLFRPDNFIFGQTGAGNNWAKGHYTEGAELVDSVLDIVRKESESCDCLQGFQLTHSLGGGTGSGMGTLLISKIREEYPDRIMNTFSVMPSPKVSDTVVEPYNATLSVHQLVENTDESYCIDNEALYDICFRTLKLTTPTYGDLNHLVSATMSGVTTSLRFPGQLNADLRKLAVNMVPFPRLHFFMPGFAPLTARGSQQYRALTVPELTAQMFDARNMMAACDPRHGRYLTVAAIFRGRMSMKEVDEQMLNIQNKNSSFFVEWIPNNVKVAVCDIAPRGLKMASTFIGNSTAIQELFKRISEQFSAMFRRKAFLHWFTGEGMDEMEFTEAESNMNDLVSEYQQYQEATASEGDQDFHSDEEEQEDDSWHAEREFDEPIREQEDGFSPIN
- the tubb6 gene encoding tubulin, beta 6 class V isoform X2, with protein sequence MREIVHLQAGQCGNQIGTKFWEVISDEHGIDPSGCFVGDSSLQLDRINVYYNEASSHKYVPRAVLVDLEPGTMDSVRSGAFGQLFRPDNFIFGQTGAGNNWAKGHYTEGAELVDSVLDIVRKESESCDCLQGFQLTHSLGGGTGSGMGTLLISKIREEYPDRIMNTFSVMPSPKVSDTVVEPYNATLSVHQLVENTDESYCIDNEALYDICFRTLKLTTPTYGDLNHLVSATMSGVTTSLRFPGQLNADLRKLAVNMVPFPRLHFFMPGFAPLTARGSQQYRALTVPELTAQMFDARNMMAACDPRHGRYLTVAAIFRGRMSMKEVDEQMLNIQNKNSSFFVEWIPNNVKVAVCDIAPRGLKMASTFIGNSTAIQELFKRISEQFSAMFRRKAFLHWFTGEGMDEMEFTEAESNMNDLVSEYQQYQEATASEGDQDFHSDEEEQEDDWHAEREFDEPIREQEDGFSPIN
- the tubb6 gene encoding tubulin, beta 6 class V isoform X3, whose translation is MREIVHLQAGQCGNQIGTKFWEVISDEHGIDPSGCFVGDSSLQLDRINVYYNEASSHKYVPRAVLVDLEPGTMDSVRSGAFGQLFRPDNFIFGQTGAGNNWAKGHYTEGAELVDSVLDIVRKESESCDCLQGFQLTHSLGGGTGSGMGTLLISKIREEYPDRIMNTFSVMPSPKVSDTVVEPYNATLSVHQLVENTDESYCIDNEALYDICFRTLKLTTPTYGDLNHLVSATMSGVTTSLRFPGQLNADLRKLAVNMVPFPRLHFFMPGFAPLTARGSQQYRALTVPELTAQMFDARNMMAACDPRHGRYLTVAAIFRGRMSMKEVDEQMLNIQNKNSSFFVEWIPNNVKVAVCDIAPRGLKMASTFIGNSTAIQELFKRISEQFSAMFRRKAFLHWFTGEGMDEMEFTEAESNMNDLVSEYQQYQEATASEGDQDFHSDEEEQEDE